Proteins co-encoded in one Gadus morhua chromosome 6, gadMor3.0, whole genome shotgun sequence genomic window:
- the LOC115546105 gene encoding NACHT, LRR and PYD domains-containing protein 12-like isoform X2, producing MEMNQEELADTLGDRSAAVECQHKIKSLLMKKFKCVSEGIAKAGQPTGLNDFYTELFIKERGSGEVNKEHEVRLIETASRRPAKEETTIKCEDIFKPLTDQDQPIRTIMTTGVAGIGKTVLTHKFTLDWAEGKANRNIHFTFLLTFRELNLLKGKKFSLVELLHHLIIETKEAGIFRFDRFQVVFILDGLDESRLPLDFQNNQTWTDVTKPISVDVLLTNLIRGDLLPSARIWITTRPAAANLIPAECVDMVTEVRGFNNPQKEEYFRKRFREEKLASTIISHVKKSRSLHIMCHIPVFCWITATVLEDIFKTSKGGEEVPKTVTQMYSHFLRVQSIQGGKKYHGRAETDPHWSSESKEIIVSLGKLAFNQLEKGNLIFYEADLAECKIDIQSASEYTGVFTQIFKEECGLYQDRVFCFVHLSIQEFLAALYVFLSFINTGVNLLSEEAQTSGEDKLLHLYQCAVDKALQSENGHLDLFARFLLGLSLKTNQIVLQGLLGWEKSLKKGLLGQTGTSSLTNKETVSYIKKKINGDLSPERSINLFHCLNELNDRSLLKEIQQYLTSGSLSRESLSPAQWSALVFILLTSEEELDVFDLKKYSASEKGLLRLLPVVKTSKTSLLNGCKLSARCCEALASVLSSNSSSLRELDLSTNDLQNSGVKLLSAGLGSPHCTLETLRLNGCKLSARCCEALASVLCSNSSSLRELDLSTNDLQDSGVELLSAGLGSPHCTLETLRLNGCKLSEGCCEALASVLRSNSSSLRELDLSTNDLQDSGVKLLSAGLGSPHCTLETLRLNGCKLPERCCEALASVLSSNSSSLRELDLSTNDLQDSGVKLLSAGLGSPHCTLETLRSVISLFFKQVILDSSKCCLCPMHFY from the exons atggagatgaaccaggaggaactggccgacacactgGGGGACA gatctgctgctgtcgagtgccaacaCAAAATTAAGTCTCTTTTGATGAAAAAattcaagtgtgtgtctgagggaatcgctaaagcaggacagcCAACAGGcctgaatgacttctacacagagctcttcatcaaagagagaggcagtggagaggtcaacaaggaacatgaggtcagactgattgaaacagcttccaggagaCCGGCCAAGGAGGAAACAACaataaaatgtgaagacatctttaaacccttaacTGATcaagatcaaccaatcagaacaataatgacaactggagtggccggcattggtaaaaccgtcttaacacacaagttcactctggactgggctgaaggcaaagccaaccGCAACATACACTTTACATTTCTCTTAACTTTCAGGGAGCTGAATTTGCTGAAAGGGAAaaagtttagcttggtggaacttctccATCACCTcattattgagaccaaagaagcaggaatcttcAGATTTGAtcggttccaagttgtcttcatcttggatggtctggatgagagtcgacttcctctggatttccagaacaaccagacctggactgatgtcacaaagccgatctcggtggacgtgctgctgacaaacctcatcaggggcgacctgcttccctccgctcgcatctggataaccacacgccctgcagcagccaatctgatccctgctgagtgtgttgacatggtgacggaggtgagagggttcaacaacccacagaaggaggagtacttcaggaagagattcagagaggagaagctggccagcacaatcatctcccacgtcaagaaatcaagaagcctccacatcatgtgtcacatcccagtcttctgttggatcactgctacagttctggaggacatcttcaaaacatcgaagggaggagaagaggtgcccaagaccgtgactcagatgtacagccacttcctgagggttcagtccatacaggggggcaagaagtatcatgggagagctgaaacagatccacactggagttcagagagcaaggagatcattgtttctctgggaaaactggcttttaaccagctggagaaaggcaacctgatcttctacgaggcagacctggcagagtgtaaAATCGATATCCAATCAGCTTCAGAGTAcacaggagtgttcacccagatctttaaagaggagtgtgggctgtaccaggacaggGTGTtttgctttgtccatctgagcatccaggagtttctggctgccctttatgtctttctgtccttcatcaacacaggggtcaatctgctctcagaagaagcACAAACCTCTGGTGAAGAtaaactcctccacctctaccagtgtgctgtggacaaggccttacagagtgagaacggacacctggacttgttcgcCCGCTTCCTCTTGGGCCTTTCTTTgaagaccaatcagattgtcctacaaGGTCTGCTGGGCTGGGAAAAAAGTCTGAAAaaaggtctgctgggacagacaggAACTAGCTCATTGACCAATAAggaaacagtgtcttacatcaagaagaagataaatggagatctctctccagagagaagcatcaatctgttccactgtctaaatgagctgaacgaccgttctctattgaaggagatccaacagtacctgacatcaggaagtctctcaagagaatctctctcccctgctcagtggtcagctctggtcttcatcctactgacatcagaagaggagctggacgtgtttgacctgaagaaatattCTGCTTCAGAgaagggtcttctgaggctgctgccagtagTCAaaacctccaaaacatctct GTTAAATGGCTGTAAGCTGTCAgcgagatgctgtgaagctctggcctcagttctcagctccaactcctctagtctgagagagctggacctgagtaccaatgatctgcagaattcaggagtgaagctgctctctgctggactggggagtccacactgtacactggaaactctcag GTTAAATGGCTGTAAGCTGTCAgcgagatgctgtgaagctctggcctcagttctctgctccaactcctctagtctgagagagctggacctgagtaccaatgatctgcaggattcaggagtggagctgctctctgctggactggggagtccacactgtacactggaaactctcag GTTAAATGGCTGTAAGCTGTCAGagggatgctgtgaagctctggcctcagttctccgctccaactcctctagtctgagagagctggacctgagtaccaatgatctgcaggattcaggagtgaagctactctctgctggactggggagtccacactgtacactggaaactctcag GTTAAATGGCTGTAAGCTgccagagagatgctgtgaagctctggcctcagttctcagctctaactcctctagtctgagagagctggacctgagtaccaatgatctgcaggattcaggagtgaagctgctctctgctggactggggagtccacactgtacactggaaactctcaggtcagttatcagcctcttcttcaaacaGGTTATTCTAGACTCCAGTAAGTGCTGCTTATGTCCGATGCATTTTTATTAA
- the LOC115546105 gene encoding NACHT, LRR and PYD domains-containing protein 12-like isoform X1, which produces MIQSLSRPASVTTSNEATKYNEVDNCTGNIDMLPLMSPSTIGCLLLFSHLGSAAVECQHKIKSLLMKKFKCVSEGIAKAGQPTGLNDFYTELFIKERGSGEVNKEHEVRLIETASRRPAKEETTIKCEDIFKPLTDQDQPIRTIMTTGVAGIGKTVLTHKFTLDWAEGKANRNIHFTFLLTFRELNLLKGKKFSLVELLHHLIIETKEAGIFRFDRFQVVFILDGLDESRLPLDFQNNQTWTDVTKPISVDVLLTNLIRGDLLPSARIWITTRPAAANLIPAECVDMVTEVRGFNNPQKEEYFRKRFREEKLASTIISHVKKSRSLHIMCHIPVFCWITATVLEDIFKTSKGGEEVPKTVTQMYSHFLRVQSIQGGKKYHGRAETDPHWSSESKEIIVSLGKLAFNQLEKGNLIFYEADLAECKIDIQSASEYTGVFTQIFKEECGLYQDRVFCFVHLSIQEFLAALYVFLSFINTGVNLLSEEAQTSGEDKLLHLYQCAVDKALQSENGHLDLFARFLLGLSLKTNQIVLQGLLGWEKSLKKGLLGQTGTSSLTNKETVSYIKKKINGDLSPERSINLFHCLNELNDRSLLKEIQQYLTSGSLSRESLSPAQWSALVFILLTSEEELDVFDLKKYSASEKGLLRLLPVVKTSKTSLLNGCKLSARCCEALASVLSSNSSSLRELDLSTNDLQNSGVKLLSAGLGSPHCTLETLRLNGCKLSARCCEALASVLCSNSSSLRELDLSTNDLQDSGVELLSAGLGSPHCTLETLRLNGCKLSEGCCEALASVLRSNSSSLRELDLSTNDLQDSGVKLLSAGLGSPHCTLETLRLNGCKLPERCCEALASVLSSNSSSLRELDLSTNDLQDSGVKLLSAGLGSPHCTLETLRSVISLFFKQVILDSSKCCLCPMHFY; this is translated from the exons ATGATCCAGTCCTTGTCACGACCAGCTTCTGTAaccacaagtaatgaagccactaaatatAACGAAGTTGATAATTGTacaggaaatattgacatgCTTCCACTGATGTCACCATCCACTATTggatgtcttctgttgttttctcatttaggatctgctgctgtcgagtgccaacaCAAAATTAAGTCTCTTTTGATGAAAAAattcaagtgtgtgtctgagggaatcgctaaagcaggacagcCAACAGGcctgaatgacttctacacagagctcttcatcaaagagagaggcagtggagaggtcaacaaggaacatgaggtcagactgattgaaacagcttccaggagaCCGGCCAAGGAGGAAACAACaataaaatgtgaagacatctttaaacccttaacTGATcaagatcaaccaatcagaacaataatgacaactggagtggccggcattggtaaaaccgtcttaacacacaagttcactctggactgggctgaaggcaaagccaaccGCAACATACACTTTACATTTCTCTTAACTTTCAGGGAGCTGAATTTGCTGAAAGGGAAaaagtttagcttggtggaacttctccATCACCTcattattgagaccaaagaagcaggaatcttcAGATTTGAtcggttccaagttgtcttcatcttggatggtctggatgagagtcgacttcctctggatttccagaacaaccagacctggactgatgtcacaaagccgatctcggtggacgtgctgctgacaaacctcatcaggggcgacctgcttccctccgctcgcatctggataaccacacgccctgcagcagccaatctgatccctgctgagtgtgttgacatggtgacggaggtgagagggttcaacaacccacagaaggaggagtacttcaggaagagattcagagaggagaagctggccagcacaatcatctcccacgtcaagaaatcaagaagcctccacatcatgtgtcacatcccagtcttctgttggatcactgctacagttctggaggacatcttcaaaacatcgaagggaggagaagaggtgcccaagaccgtgactcagatgtacagccacttcctgagggttcagtccatacaggggggcaagaagtatcatgggagagctgaaacagatccacactggagttcagagagcaaggagatcattgtttctctgggaaaactggcttttaaccagctggagaaaggcaacctgatcttctacgaggcagacctggcagagtgtaaAATCGATATCCAATCAGCTTCAGAGTAcacaggagtgttcacccagatctttaaagaggagtgtgggctgtaccaggacaggGTGTtttgctttgtccatctgagcatccaggagtttctggctgccctttatgtctttctgtccttcatcaacacaggggtcaatctgctctcagaagaagcACAAACCTCTGGTGAAGAtaaactcctccacctctaccagtgtgctgtggacaaggccttacagagtgagaacggacacctggacttgttcgcCCGCTTCCTCTTGGGCCTTTCTTTgaagaccaatcagattgtcctacaaGGTCTGCTGGGCTGGGAAAAAAGTCTGAAAaaaggtctgctgggacagacaggAACTAGCTCATTGACCAATAAggaaacagtgtcttacatcaagaagaagataaatggagatctctctccagagagaagcatcaatctgttccactgtctaaatgagctgaacgaccgttctctattgaaggagatccaacagtacctgacatcaggaagtctctcaagagaatctctctcccctgctcagtggtcagctctggtcttcatcctactgacatcagaagaggagctggacgtgtttgacctgaagaaatattCTGCTTCAGAgaagggtcttctgaggctgctgccagtagTCAaaacctccaaaacatctct GTTAAATGGCTGTAAGCTGTCAgcgagatgctgtgaagctctggcctcagttctcagctccaactcctctagtctgagagagctggacctgagtaccaatgatctgcagaattcaggagtgaagctgctctctgctggactggggagtccacactgtacactggaaactctcag GTTAAATGGCTGTAAGCTGTCAgcgagatgctgtgaagctctggcctcagttctctgctccaactcctctagtctgagagagctggacctgagtaccaatgatctgcaggattcaggagtggagctgctctctgctggactggggagtccacactgtacactggaaactctcag GTTAAATGGCTGTAAGCTGTCAGagggatgctgtgaagctctggcctcagttctccgctccaactcctctagtctgagagagctggacctgagtaccaatgatctgcaggattcaggagtgaagctactctctgctggactggggagtccacactgtacactggaaactctcag GTTAAATGGCTGTAAGCTgccagagagatgctgtgaagctctggcctcagttctcagctctaactcctctagtctgagagagctggacctgagtaccaatgatctgcaggattcaggagtgaagctgctctctgctggactggggagtccacactgtacactggaaactctcaggtcagttatcagcctcttcttcaaacaGGTTATTCTAGACTCCAGTAAGTGCTGCTTATGTCCGATGCATTTTTATTAA